In one window of Brassica rapa cultivar Chiifu-401-42 chromosome A07, CAAS_Brap_v3.01, whole genome shotgun sequence DNA:
- the LOC103828420 gene encoding uncharacterized protein LOC103828420, with product MWGLSGIISGRLVERRKFQFVFPSEELLQSVLNRGPWAFNDRMVVIKRWMPEMDDNDLMQIPFWVQIRGIPMEYLTEGVIRNIGDIMGEAMLVDFNPEANAAVEYVRVQLNWNLAQPLRFQKNFQFSLGVNTLLKFRYERLRGFCETCGMITHDSGECIPHGEDLQNDSEPDDEDNEGGGMDDGEAEPVLDGNVNMEHAANVADQAPPGGSPQQDGVALEEYSGRNDPTVERRGRRNKFSGNLLLEGEMVTGEYDEDLIDDSDQGAVDGEEKWRGDRSLSQYGTTVETGETSRPQVGKRKRSKALVYNRKHGVLTACGSKKMRAGVVIVDKFDVEDYGANSAADALNKIQRDYGEESDQELVPSIDRGAVGPVPPKVP from the coding sequence ATGTGGGGTCTTTCTGGGATCATCTCGGGCCGTTTGGTGGAGAGGAGGAAGTTCCAGTTTGTATTCCCGTCTGAGGAGTTGTTGCAGTCGGTTCTCAATCGGGGTCCCTGGGCGTTCAATGATCGTATGGTGGTTATTAAGCGGTGGATGCCTGAAATGGATGATAATGATCTGATGCAGATTCCGTTTTGGGTCCAGATAAGGGGCATACCTATGGAGTATCTCACTGAGGGTGTCATCAGAAACATTGGTGATATCATGGGCGAGGCCATGCTGGTTGATTTTAACCCAGAGGCTAATGCAGCGGTTGAATACGTTAGGGTTCAACTGAATTGGAATCTTGCTCAGCCATTACGTTTCCAGAAGAATTTCCAGTTCTCTCTTGGCGTGAATACGCTTTTAAAGTTCCGGTATGAAAGGTTAAGGGGCTTCTGTGAAACGTGTGGAATGATAACTCATGATTCAGGGGAGTGTATTCCGCATGGTGAGGATCTTCAAAATGATAGTGAGCCAGATGATGAGGACAATGAAGGTGGAGGTATGGATGATGGTGAGGCTGAACCGGTACTGGATGGCAACGTTAACATGGAACATGCTGCCAATGTGGCAGATCAGGCTCCGCCGGGGGGGTCTCCTCAACAAGATGGTGTGGCACTGGAGGAATACTCTGGGAGAAACGATCCTACGGTAGAGCGTAGGGGAAGAAGGAATAAGTTTAGTGGTAATTTGCTGTTGGAAGGTGAGATGGTAACGGGCGAGTATGATGAGGATCTCATTGACGATAGTGATCAAGGGGCAGTTGATGGGGAAGAAAAATGGAGGGGTGATAGAAGTCTTTCTCAGTATGGAACTACCGTCGAGACTGGTGAAACTAGCAGGCCACAGGTGGGAAAACGTAAGAGATCAAAGGCACTAGTATACAATCGTAAGCATGGAGTCTTAACTGCCTGTGGGAGCAAGAAAATGCGGGCTGGTGTGGTGATTGTTGACAAGTTTGATGTGGAGGATTATGGTGCTAACTCTGCGGCTGATGCTCTCAACAAGATTCAGAGGGACTATGGTGAAGAATCAGATCAGGAGTTGGTTCCATCTATTGACAGAGGCGCGGTGGGCCCGGTTCCACCAAAGGTCCCATGA